Proteins from one Vibrio pomeroyi genomic window:
- a CDS encoding cbb3-type cytochrome c oxidase subunit II, producing the protein MMSKDFTHSIVILILTTVVVASFSLLVWVVPSIVRGDDIAEGSLAMPLTPIELAGRDIYISEGCHVCHTQMVRPLEPEVKRNGRPNKEADDIYEFPNLWGSKRTGPDLTNLGRKYSDQWHVIHLVNPRRVVPTSIMPSYPWLFEQTLTGDDISAKMEALRTLGVPYTDKEIGDARLQIRGKTKGEALIRYLQSLGKDTSQEVSQ; encoded by the coding sequence ATGATGAGTAAAGACTTTACACATTCAATCGTCATTTTGATTTTGACGACCGTTGTTGTCGCCTCCTTCTCTTTATTGGTTTGGGTTGTGCCAAGCATCGTCCGTGGAGACGATATCGCCGAAGGCAGCTTAGCGATGCCGCTCACACCTATTGAGTTAGCAGGGCGAGACATCTACATCAGTGAAGGCTGCCATGTTTGCCATACTCAGATGGTTCGTCCTTTAGAACCAGAAGTGAAACGTAATGGTCGCCCGAACAAAGAAGCGGATGATATCTATGAGTTTCCAAACTTGTGGGGTTCTAAACGTACCGGTCCTGACCTAACAAACTTAGGCCGAAAATATTCTGACCAATGGCATGTCATTCACCTCGTGAACCCTCGTAGAGTTGTGCCTACCTCTATCATGCCCTCTTACCCGTGGCTATTTGAGCAAACGCTAACTGGGGATGATATCAGCGCCAAAATGGAAGCCTTACGTACATTAGGCGTGCCTTACACCGACAAAGAGATTGGCGATGCGAGATTGCAAATAAGAGGTAAAACCAAAGGTGAAGCGCTAATTCGTTACCTGCAAAGCCTTGGTAAAGATACGTCACAGGAGGTATCACAATGA
- the ccoN gene encoding cytochrome-c oxidase, cbb3-type subunit I, which yields MEQVTTQYSIKVVKYFIVASLVWAIVGMIIGVILAAQLYWPVLNFDSQYFQFGRLRPLHTSGVIYGFVVNILMGTSLYIAQRTGHCNLFNKSLSWMVFWGWQLILLLAVISLPAGHTTSKEYAELEWPIDLMIVLVWVLYAVLFFGTLAKRKVSHIFVANWFFAAFIIVVAMIFIVNNLAIPVLAMKSYSVFAGAQDAIVQWWWGHNAVGFLLTAGIIGMNYYFIPKAADRPIYSYRLSVIHFWGLVGFYTWAGTHHLVYSSVPIWIQNIGIVMSLILWLPSWAGAFNSAMTLLQNKEKLKSDYILLFFFSAILYYCLATFEGPLLAIRWFNMVAHNTEWIIGHVHSAALGWVGMSGIAVFYYFIPRLWGQTDLWSPRLIKWHFWLAHAGVALYAIALWVAGIGEGYMWLAQNENGELIYSFVEAMDFKAPWLFLRFFGGALFVLGLFLMAFNLYKTVRMPTVHNAKHTVNEGA from the coding sequence ATGGAACAAGTGACAACGCAATACAGCATTAAGGTCGTGAAGTACTTCATCGTCGCATCCTTAGTGTGGGCGATCGTAGGTATGATCATCGGCGTGATTCTCGCCGCGCAATTATATTGGCCAGTCTTAAACTTCGATTCCCAATATTTCCAATTTGGTCGACTGCGCCCGCTACATACCTCTGGTGTGATATACGGCTTCGTCGTGAATATTTTAATGGGTACGTCTTTGTACATAGCCCAGCGAACTGGCCACTGTAATTTGTTCAACAAAAGCCTTTCATGGATGGTATTTTGGGGCTGGCAACTCATTCTTTTACTTGCAGTCATTTCGCTACCCGCAGGCCACACCACCTCAAAAGAGTATGCAGAGCTTGAATGGCCAATCGACTTAATGATTGTGCTGGTTTGGGTGCTTTATGCGGTGTTGTTCTTTGGCACGCTTGCTAAGCGGAAGGTCAGCCATATCTTCGTGGCAAACTGGTTCTTTGCGGCTTTTATCATCGTTGTGGCCATGATTTTCATCGTCAATAACCTCGCGATACCCGTATTAGCGATGAAGTCCTACTCTGTATTTGCAGGCGCTCAAGATGCGATTGTTCAGTGGTGGTGGGGACACAATGCCGTCGGTTTCTTACTGACCGCGGGTATCATTGGTATGAATTACTATTTCATACCCAAAGCGGCGGATCGACCTATCTATTCGTACCGCTTGTCTGTGATCCACTTCTGGGGCTTGGTCGGTTTCTACACATGGGCCGGAACACACCATCTCGTTTATTCTTCCGTTCCCATCTGGATTCAGAACATCGGAATCGTGATGTCGTTGATCCTATGGCTCCCTTCGTGGGCTGGTGCGTTCAATAGCGCAATGACCCTGCTACAAAACAAAGAAAAGCTGAAGTCCGACTACATTCTTTTATTCTTTTTCTCAGCGATTCTTTACTACTGCTTGGCAACGTTCGAAGGCCCTCTGCTTGCCATTCGTTGGTTCAACATGGTGGCACACAACACCGAATGGATTATCGGCCACGTACATTCCGCAGCACTAGGATGGGTTGGAATGTCAGGGATAGCCGTCTTTTACTACTTCATTCCACGCTTGTGGGGCCAAACCGATCTTTGGTCGCCTCGACTGATTAAGTGGCACTTCTGGCTCGCTCATGCCGGCGTCGCTCTCTATGCGATAGCACTTTGGGTTGCAGGCATCGGTGAAGGTTATATGTGGCTCGCTCAAAATGAAAACGGCGAGCTGATTTACAGTTTTGTAGAGGCAATGGACTTCAAAGCACCTTGGTTGTTCTTACGCTTCTTTGGTGGCGCACTGTTCGTCCTCGGCTTGTTCTTAATGGCATTCAACTTGTACAAAACGGTTCGTATGCCCACCGTACATAACGCTAAGCACACCGTTAATGAGGGGGCTTAA
- a CDS encoding cytochrome c translates to MSLNIKKFNPMATLSTLVMTLVMFPVSAEVNKEQFELGKQKAKVCMTCHGVDGISTQDPYPNLRGQKVGYLISSLKDYQTRERTSGLAILMQQQADTLSDQDIRDISYFYSMLGNDSSSVGDSNEVNE, encoded by the coding sequence ATGAGTTTGAATATAAAAAAATTTAACCCCATGGCGACACTTTCTACCCTAGTAATGACGTTGGTCATGTTTCCTGTTTCTGCTGAAGTTAACAAAGAGCAATTCGAATTGGGTAAGCAGAAAGCCAAAGTGTGTATGACTTGTCATGGCGTTGATGGTATCTCAACACAAGACCCCTACCCGAACCTTCGCGGCCAAAAAGTGGGATACCTGATCTCTTCACTGAAAGATTATCAGACACGCGAAAGAACCAGTGGCTTAGCGATTCTCATGCAGCAGCAGGCCGACACGCTTTCAGACCAAGATATCCGTGATATTTCCTATTTCTATTCAATGCTGGGCAATGATTCAAGCTCGGTCGGCGATTCAAACGAAGTCAACGAATAA
- a CDS encoding GGDEF domain-containing protein codes for MKKLLSMAAIKVVVLSLAVVVLSVNIYSVTRINDINKSFSNRQNEATWFVFQLVKEYANFLMVSHAKTIDYDELWLAYDITWSRFDILINSTESSNFIRSANFKPYFTAEFEKFKSLESSIKLVSTGQLPKESLQKKVDICYTTLVEFINEKFRLQSPVIEENTSMVGKFVVVHQISTAFLVLVLLMTGIIFYLDFAIKRKLHSTDFITGFRNRVSLMQFVKNSYPTNGNFDLYFVRIRNLSEINQKYGLEYGDLVVSSAAKSLTAKVPESTISFRSSGSQFLFFIPEQLYTSDEIQEKFNDVLKDYISAGNLELMIDAVVRHKKNISSKDMMELLTTMQS; via the coding sequence ATGAAGAAGCTGTTGTCTATGGCCGCAATCAAAGTCGTTGTTTTGTCTTTGGCCGTGGTTGTTCTATCCGTCAATATCTACAGTGTCACTCGAATTAATGACATCAACAAGAGCTTTTCTAACCGCCAAAATGAGGCCACTTGGTTTGTTTTTCAACTCGTCAAAGAGTATGCAAACTTCTTGATGGTTAGCCACGCAAAGACGATCGATTATGATGAACTTTGGTTGGCTTATGACATTACATGGAGTCGTTTTGATATCCTGATCAACAGCACTGAATCGTCCAATTTCATTCGCTCAGCAAATTTTAAGCCGTACTTTACCGCAGAGTTTGAAAAGTTTAAGTCGTTAGAATCATCAATCAAATTGGTCAGTACAGGGCAATTACCAAAAGAATCGCTGCAGAAGAAAGTCGATATTTGCTACACCACGCTGGTCGAATTTATTAACGAAAAGTTTCGATTACAAAGCCCAGTTATCGAAGAAAATACGTCCATGGTAGGCAAATTTGTTGTTGTTCACCAAATCAGCACTGCCTTTCTTGTGTTGGTATTGTTGATGACAGGCATCATTTTCTATCTCGACTTTGCCATCAAACGAAAACTTCATTCTACCGACTTCATTACTGGCTTTCGCAATCGAGTCTCGCTCATGCAGTTTGTTAAGAACAGCTATCCAACAAACGGTAACTTCGATCTTTACTTTGTACGAATCAGAAACCTTAGTGAGATAAACCAAAAGTATGGACTTGAATATGGAGACTTGGTGGTGAGTTCAGCTGCTAAGTCCCTGACGGCAAAGGTACCGGAAAGTACTATCTCGTTTCGTAGTAGTGGCAGCCAGTTTCTATTCTTCATTCCTGAGCAATTGTACACAAGTGATGAGATACAGGAAAAATTCAATGACGTGCTTAAGGATTATATCTCTGCGGGCAATTTAGAATTGATGATTGACGCTGTAGTCAGGCATAAGAAGAACATCAGCTCTAAAGATATGATGGAGCTATTAACG